A genomic stretch from Bacillus sp. N1-1 includes:
- a CDS encoding Glu/Leu/Phe/Val dehydrogenase: MVDKNETDNGQGNNKKRNVLESTQSVIHEALDKLGYPSEVYELLKEPMRLMTVRIPIRMDDGSIKIFTGYRAQHNDSVGPTKGGVRFHPDVTETEVKALSVWMSLKAGIVDLPYGGGKGGIICDPREMSFRELERLSRGYVRAISQIVGPTKDIPAPDVFTNSQIMAWMMDEYSRIREFDSPGFITGKPLVLGGSHGRESATAKGVTICIREAAKKKDIKIEGARVVIQGFGNAGSFLAKFMHDAGAKIVGISDAYGALHDPEGLDIDYLLDRRDSFGTVTKLFKETISNQELLELDCDILVPAAIENQITEENAHQIKASIVVEAANGPTTIEATKILTDRGILLVPDVLASSGGVTVSYFEWVQNNQGYYWTEEEVEAKLEKVMVNAFNSIYRTAETRRVDMRLSAYMVGVRKMAEASRFRGWI, translated from the coding sequence ATGGTCGACAAAAACGAAACAGACAACGGACAAGGAAACAATAAGAAACGGAACGTATTAGAGTCGACGCAATCGGTCATTCACGAAGCGCTGGACAAACTAGGCTATCCGAGTGAAGTGTATGAATTATTGAAAGAACCAATGAGATTAATGACGGTTCGGATTCCAATTCGGATGGATGATGGCTCTATTAAAATATTTACCGGGTATCGTGCTCAGCACAATGATTCTGTCGGACCTACTAAAGGTGGCGTTCGTTTCCATCCAGATGTTACTGAAACTGAAGTAAAAGCTCTTTCGGTCTGGATGAGTTTAAAAGCAGGGATTGTGGATCTTCCATATGGTGGCGGTAAGGGGGGCATTATCTGTGATCCAAGAGAAATGTCTTTCAGAGAATTAGAGCGTTTGAGCCGTGGTTATGTAAGGGCGATTAGTCAAATAGTTGGGCCAACGAAAGATATCCCTGCTCCAGATGTTTTTACAAACTCTCAGATTATGGCATGGATGATGGATGAGTATAGTCGCATAAGAGAATTTGATTCCCCAGGATTTATTACTGGTAAGCCATTAGTACTAGGTGGATCTCACGGTCGTGAATCAGCAACTGCAAAAGGTGTCACGATTTGTATTCGTGAAGCTGCTAAGAAAAAAGATATCAAAATAGAAGGTGCACGAGTAGTTATTCAGGGATTTGGAAATGCAGGTAGCTTTCTTGCGAAGTTTATGCACGATGCTGGAGCGAAAATTGTTGGTATATCAGATGCGTATGGCGCCCTACATGATCCTGAAGGCCTAGATATCGATTACTTACTCGACCGTCGTGATAGCTTTGGTACAGTAACGAAGCTCTTTAAAGAAACAATTAGTAACCAAGAACTACTTGAGCTTGATTGTGATATTCTCGTTCCGGCAGCAATTGAAAATCAGATTACTGAAGAGAATGCTCACCAAATTAAAGCGAGCATTGTTGTTGAGGCCGCAAACGGACCAACTACAATTGAGGCGACAAAGATTCTAACTGACAGAGGCATTCTACTTGTTCCAGACGTGTTGGCTAGTTCCGGTGGCGTAACCGTTTCTTATTTTGAATGGGTTCAAAACAATCAAGGTTATTATTGGACAGAAGAAGAAGTGGAAGCAAAGCTTGAAAAAGTGATGGTTAACGCATTTAATTCGATCTATCGAACGGCAGAGACGCGCCGAGTCGATATGAGGCTTTCTGCTTATATGGTTGGCGTGAGGAAAATGGCTGAGGCATCTCGTTTTAGAGGATGGATATAA
- the ypeB gene encoding germination protein YpeB, with protein sequence MIRSILIGVLAVGVAGTSYWGYKEHQEKNAVLINAENTYQRAFHDLSFHMDALEEKIGSTLAMNSRGSLSPALAEVWRLTSEAQNDVGQLPLTLMPFNKTEEFLTNIGSFSYRVAVRDLDENPLTDEEYETLKNLHSHSTDIKNELRKVQAMVIDHNLRWMDVELALASESQPQDNTIIDGFKTVDKQVEGYSEVNWGPEVTQLNTKKENLDKNIKGKKLSEQEAKQQVIDFLDLDSKAKIDITTTGDESKYQAYSLSIENKDKKSSTNLDVTKKGAKPIWILMDREIGEQKLSLNQAADQARAFLKEHDITNMTISESRQYDRMGVFTFVYQQDDVAIYPDAVHIKVALDNGDITGYESLEYLTNHHERQLKTPILSRNEALDQVNPNVQVMDEGLGVIQNDLGEEVLCYEFMGTIENETYRIFINVENGREERVEKMDGTEMNYETA encoded by the coding sequence TTGATTCGCTCAATATTGATTGGTGTACTTGCAGTTGGCGTTGCCGGAACAAGTTATTGGGGATACAAAGAACACCAGGAGAAAAATGCAGTACTTATTAATGCTGAAAATACGTATCAACGAGCATTTCATGATTTGAGTTTTCACATGGATGCACTAGAAGAGAAGATTGGATCTACGCTAGCAATGAACTCTCGTGGTAGTCTTTCGCCTGCGTTAGCAGAAGTGTGGCGCTTAACTTCAGAAGCTCAGAATGACGTGGGACAGCTTCCTTTAACACTTATGCCTTTTAACAAGACAGAGGAGTTTTTAACGAATATCGGCTCATTTAGTTACCGAGTAGCTGTTCGAGATCTCGATGAAAACCCTTTAACAGATGAAGAATATGAGACGCTGAAGAATTTGCACAGCCACTCCACAGATATCAAAAATGAATTAAGAAAAGTTCAAGCGATGGTAATCGATCATAATCTCCGCTGGATGGACGTAGAGCTTGCTCTAGCTTCCGAATCCCAGCCTCAAGACAATACAATCATAGATGGATTTAAGACAGTGGATAAGCAAGTAGAAGGGTATAGTGAAGTGAACTGGGGACCTGAAGTGACTCAGCTTAATACAAAGAAAGAGAATCTAGATAAAAATATTAAAGGGAAGAAACTTAGTGAACAAGAAGCCAAACAACAAGTGATTGATTTTCTAGATCTTGATTCGAAAGCCAAAATAGACATAACTACAACGGGGGATGAGTCAAAATATCAAGCCTATAGTCTTTCAATTGAGAACAAAGACAAAAAATCGTCAACAAATCTTGATGTTACTAAAAAGGGTGCAAAACCGATCTGGATCCTAATGGATAGGGAAATCGGGGAACAAAAGCTTAGCTTGAATCAAGCAGCAGATCAGGCAAGGGCTTTCTTAAAAGAACATGACATCACAAATATGACCATTTCGGAAAGTAGGCAGTATGATCGCATGGGCGTCTTTACATTTGTATACCAACAAGATGATGTTGCGATCTATCCTGACGCTGTTCATATTAAAGTGGCGTTAGACAATGGTGATATTACTGGATACGAATCGCTAGAGTATTTAACGAATCATCATGAAAGACAACTCAAGACGCCAATATTATCAAGAAACGAAGCATTAGATCAAGTTAACCCCAATGTTCAAGTGATGGACGAAGGGTTGGGTGTCATACAAAATGACCTTGGAGAAGAAGTATTATGTTATGAATTTATGGGTACGATTGAAAATGAAACGTATCGAATTTTTATTAATGTTGAAAATGGACGAGAAGAAAGAGTTGAAAAAATGGACGGAACTGAGATGAATTACGAAACGGCATAA
- a CDS encoding YIEGIA family protein, translating to MNEYTISILFGVIAGTLARIYMFRTDYRQYPTYPHGMIIHLALGFIAASLGSLVVPSIMEQEFTAVTFLTLAASQFREVRNMERKTLTEMDSLELVPRGASYIEGIAVTFEGRNYLVIFISFVTSFAYLAINLWSGLVAAFLAFLVARKYMTGSKLGKIANIEQKEVTFEGAGLYVDNIYIMNIGIPARQQEILQHGLGFTISPKNFDARMTIGNLGQRQAILHDLAISLGVYRDSGTPALVPLIKRDLDDGRIGVFILPQNKNVDLAMKVISQVPTLENAIRMPTETKKKGSDES from the coding sequence ATGAATGAGTATACAATTTCAATTTTGTTTGGGGTGATCGCGGGTACACTTGCGAGAATTTATATGTTCAGGACTGATTATCGCCAATACCCTACATACCCACATGGGATGATCATCCACCTTGCCCTTGGATTTATTGCCGCATCACTTGGCTCACTCGTTGTTCCTTCCATTATGGAACAAGAATTTACGGCCGTTACCTTTTTAACACTTGCGGCCTCGCAATTTCGAGAAGTGCGCAATATGGAAAGAAAAACCCTAACTGAAATGGATTCGCTCGAACTCGTTCCGAGAGGAGCTTCGTACATTGAGGGTATTGCCGTTACGTTTGAAGGTAGAAACTACTTAGTCATCTTTATTTCCTTTGTCACATCATTTGCCTACTTAGCTATAAACTTATGGTCAGGATTAGTAGCAGCTTTTCTTGCGTTTTTAGTAGCAAGAAAGTATATGACTGGAAGTAAGTTAGGGAAGATTGCGAACATTGAACAAAAAGAAGTGACATTTGAAGGTGCAGGACTATATGTTGATAACATTTACATTATGAATATTGGGATTCCAGCAAGGCAGCAAGAGATTTTACAACATGGACTTGGTTTTACAATTTCTCCGAAAAATTTTGATGCGCGGATGACTATTGGTAATCTTGGTCAAAGACAAGCGATTCTTCATGACCTTGCCATTTCACTCGGCGTCTATCGTGATTCTGGTACTCCAGCCCTTGTGCCATTAATTAAACGCGATCTTGATGATGGACGTATTGGAGTTTTCATTTTACCTCAAAATAAAAATGTTGATCTTGCTATGAAAGTTATTTCACAAGTTCCGACGCTTGAAAACGCCATACGTATGCCTACTGAAACGAAGAAAAAGGGGAGTGACGAGTCTTGA
- a CDS encoding YpzI family protein, with translation MGKDRQEKKLKNSKRVESDRDQSLEHQGAAMLEGASDARKRNGQKG, from the coding sequence ATGGGAAAAGATCGACAGGAAAAAAAGTTAAAAAACTCAAAACGAGTGGAGTCAGATCGTGATCAATCTCTTGAACATCAAGGAGCAGCTATGTTAGAAGGAGCTTCAGATGCTAGAAAGCGAAATGGTCAGAAGGGATAA
- the sleB gene encoding spore cortex-lytic enzyme encodes MRKAFNFLKIPLVIGLICAPLIMVLDDDNEAGAFSNQVIQKGATGTDVIELQARLKHIGFYTGNVDGVFGWGTYWAVRNYQYEFGMDVDGLVGPEMKAKLNKTTKYDPGQGGKSPEASETNQSKPKDSNVQAKNVPSGYSQNDIKLLANAVYGEARGEPYEGQVAVAAVILNRVQSASFPNTVSGVIFEPRAFTAVSDGQIWLTPNEKAKEAVIDAINGWDPTGEALYYFNPNTATSGWIWTRPQIKQIGKHIFCE; translated from the coding sequence ATGAGAAAGGCATTTAATTTTCTGAAAATCCCTTTGGTAATCGGATTAATTTGTGCACCGCTTATCATGGTTTTAGATGATGACAATGAAGCAGGTGCATTTTCAAACCAAGTTATTCAAAAGGGAGCGACAGGAACAGACGTTATTGAACTTCAAGCACGTTTGAAGCATATTGGCTTTTATACAGGTAATGTTGATGGGGTTTTTGGTTGGGGAACGTATTGGGCAGTTAGAAACTATCAATACGAATTTGGAATGGATGTTGATGGGCTCGTTGGACCAGAGATGAAGGCAAAGTTAAATAAAACCACAAAATATGACCCTGGACAGGGGGGCAAAAGTCCTGAAGCATCAGAAACGAACCAAAGTAAGCCAAAAGACTCGAATGTACAGGCGAAGAATGTTCCTTCAGGATATTCCCAGAATGATATTAAGCTTCTTGCAAATGCAGTTTATGGAGAAGCACGTGGAGAACCATATGAAGGCCAGGTTGCGGTTGCTGCAGTAATTTTAAACCGCGTCCAAAGCGCATCATTCCCTAACACTGTATCAGGCGTTATTTTTGAACCGCGTGCTTTTACAGCTGTTTCAGATGGACAAATTTGGTTAACCCCGAATGAAAAGGCAAAAGAAGCTGTCATCGATGCGATAAACGGTTGGGATCCAACGGGAGAAGCGCTTTATTATTTTAATCCGAATACAGCTACGTCCGGATGGATATGGACAAGGCCGCAAATCAAACAAATTGGGAAACACATATTCTGTGAATAA
- a CDS encoding asparaginase has product MSKLLIIHTGGTIAMEENKDSGAVSPGKENPLNATLNQLLTGDDVLIDDYINIPSPHMTPETMFAIAERIETRIKEEPIRGVVITHGTDTLEETAYLLDLVLQTDLPVVVTGAMRSSNELGSDGPYNLLSSIKVASCHEAKGKGVLVVLNDEIHTAKNVTKTHTSNVSTFQSPQYGPIGIVTKQRVFFHHTLTMRDRYHISGLTKKVMLLKAYAGMDSKLLIAAAELGIDGIVIEALGQGNLPPEMMDGINHLRAKGIAIVMVSRCFNGIVQDVYGYTGGGKHLKEQGVIFSNGLNGQKARLKLLVTLEATGDPKELHSFFLR; this is encoded by the coding sequence ATGAGTAAATTATTGATTATTCATACCGGAGGAACCATTGCAATGGAAGAAAACAAGGATTCTGGTGCTGTTAGTCCTGGCAAAGAAAATCCGTTAAACGCAACGCTTAACCAACTTTTAACGGGTGATGATGTTTTAATTGATGATTATATCAACATCCCCTCACCTCACATGACGCCCGAAACTATGTTTGCTATTGCAGAGAGAATTGAAACAAGAATAAAGGAAGAGCCTATACGAGGCGTGGTCATTACACACGGTACTGATACACTTGAAGAAACGGCTTATCTTTTAGATCTTGTGCTTCAAACAGATCTTCCTGTCGTCGTCACAGGCGCAATGCGATCAAGTAACGAGCTTGGATCTGATGGGCCCTATAACTTACTTTCTTCAATTAAAGTAGCATCCTGTCACGAAGCAAAGGGAAAGGGAGTTCTAGTTGTCCTAAACGATGAAATACATACTGCAAAAAACGTAACCAAAACCCATACGAGCAATGTATCCACTTTCCAAAGTCCCCAGTATGGACCAATCGGGATTGTAACGAAGCAAAGAGTGTTCTTTCACCACACATTAACGATGAGAGATCGCTATCACATATCCGGATTAACGAAAAAAGTTATGCTTTTAAAGGCTTATGCCGGAATGGATTCGAAATTACTAATAGCTGCTGCTGAACTTGGCATTGACGGTATCGTGATAGAGGCTCTGGGACAGGGGAATTTGCCTCCTGAGATGATGGATGGGATTAATCATCTAAGAGCAAAAGGAATCGCAATCGTGATGGTTTCTCGCTGTTTTAACGGCATCGTTCAAGATGTATACGGATATACGGGCGGTGGGAAGCACCTGAAGGAACAAGGCGTAATCTTCTCAAACGGCTTGAATGGGCAAAAAGCCCGCTTGAAATTACTAGTTACGCTTGAAGCGACTGGTGATCCAAAGGAATTGCATAGCTTCTTCCTAAGATAA
- the cmk gene encoding (d)CMP kinase, whose translation MNKRINIAIDGPAGAGKSTVARRVADHLTFLYIDTGAMYRALTFKAIEKDVDLEDGPALKSLLDTTIIDLQVGESEQLVLIDNRDVTTDIRSSHVTNNVSFVARQSEVREEMVKRQKLLADRGGVVMDGRDIGTHVLPKSELKVFLSASVEERASRRYKELIENGIEADYDQIKDEIALRDKRDTEREVAPLVKASDAIEIDTTTMTISDVVDHILQLAKERA comes from the coding sequence ATGAACAAACGAATAAATATAGCAATTGACGGACCTGCTGGAGCTGGTAAAAGTACTGTAGCAAGAAGAGTAGCCGATCATTTAACGTTTCTTTACATTGATACAGGTGCGATGTACCGTGCTTTAACCTTTAAAGCTATTGAAAAAGATGTTGATTTAGAAGACGGCCCTGCGCTTAAATCTTTATTAGATACTACGATAATCGATCTTCAAGTTGGTGAAAGTGAGCAACTTGTATTGATTGACAATCGGGATGTTACAACGGATATTCGATCTTCTCACGTAACAAACAATGTTTCATTCGTTGCAAGACAAAGTGAAGTACGAGAAGAAATGGTGAAGCGGCAAAAATTACTCGCAGACCGAGGTGGCGTCGTGATGGATGGTCGTGATATCGGTACACACGTTCTTCCGAAGTCTGAACTTAAAGTATTCTTAAGTGCTTCAGTGGAGGAAAGAGCTTCACGTCGCTACAAAGAGCTAATTGAAAATGGGATCGAAGCAGATTATGATCAGATAAAAGATGAAATTGCATTAAGAGATAAGCGTGATACTGAGCGAGAAGTAGCCCCTCTCGTAAAAGCAAGCGATGCTATTGAAATTGATACGACCACCATGACGATCTCAGATGTAGTGGATCATATTTTACAATTAGCGAAAGAAAGGGCATGA
- the rpsA gene encoding 30S ribosomal protein S1 produces MGEEMNQEMTEFKSFEIGDVVTGKISKVEEKHASVDVGFKVDGVLPISELSSLHVEKVSDVLSEGDEIEVKVIKVSEDELVLSKKAVEADQAWDALQEKYENSVAFDVEIADVVKGGLVVDLGVRGFIPASLVERHYVEDFSDYKGKSLSVKIVEFDPEKAKVILSHRAVLEQEADHKKQETLASLQTGQVVEGTVQRLTDFGAFVDIGGVDGLVHISQMAHHRVETPSEVVTEGQQVNVKILSVDRDNERISLSIKETLPGPWEEVKGKLSTGDEIEGTVKRLVSFGAFVEVAPGVEGLVHISEISNKHIGTPQEVLSEGETVRVKVLDVNLDEKRISLSIKVLETEQVSSEVEEYQKESDGNAPFSLGDMIGDQLKKYK; encoded by the coding sequence ATGGGTGAAGAGATGAATCAGGAAATGACTGAGTTCAAATCATTCGAAATTGGAGATGTGGTGACTGGGAAAATCTCCAAAGTCGAAGAAAAACACGCATCAGTTGATGTTGGTTTTAAAGTTGATGGAGTGCTGCCAATCAGCGAACTGTCAAGCCTTCACGTCGAAAAGGTTAGCGACGTGCTCTCAGAAGGTGATGAAATAGAAGTTAAAGTAATCAAAGTTTCTGAAGATGAACTAGTGCTTTCTAAGAAAGCAGTCGAAGCTGATCAGGCATGGGATGCCCTGCAGGAGAAGTATGAAAATTCTGTGGCATTCGATGTTGAAATTGCAGACGTGGTTAAGGGTGGTCTTGTAGTTGATCTTGGTGTTCGTGGATTTATTCCCGCTTCCCTTGTAGAAAGACACTACGTTGAAGATTTCTCAGACTACAAAGGTAAAAGCCTGAGTGTGAAAATTGTTGAATTTGATCCAGAGAAAGCGAAAGTGATTCTATCACATCGCGCTGTTCTTGAACAAGAAGCGGATCATAAAAAACAAGAAACGCTTGCATCTCTTCAAACTGGACAAGTTGTAGAGGGAACGGTTCAACGATTAACTGATTTTGGCGCATTTGTCGATATCGGTGGAGTTGATGGACTAGTTCATATCTCTCAGATGGCTCACCATCGAGTGGAAACACCGTCTGAAGTTGTAACAGAAGGTCAGCAAGTGAATGTTAAAATTCTCTCTGTTGATCGTGACAACGAAAGAATTTCACTATCCATAAAAGAAACACTCCCAGGACCGTGGGAAGAAGTGAAGGGCAAGCTTAGTACTGGAGATGAAATTGAAGGTACTGTAAAACGTTTAGTTAGCTTTGGCGCATTTGTTGAAGTAGCTCCTGGCGTTGAAGGACTTGTTCACATTTCAGAAATCTCGAACAAACATATTGGTACGCCTCAGGAAGTCCTTTCGGAGGGGGAAACAGTTCGAGTGAAAGTGCTTGATGTTAATCTCGATGAAAAGCGAATTTCATTAAGTATTAAAGTTCTAGAGACAGAACAAGTATCAAGCGAAGTTGAAGAATATCAAAAAGAGAGTGATGGAAACGCTCCATTTTCTCTCGGAGATATGATCGGTGATCAGCTAAAGAAATACAAATAA
- a CDS encoding DUF5359 family protein, translated as MAKLEQMLIKLIVIQFIFLMASQLLLTQEDFRIYLSKAIYYEGVLKDLPPLIKRQ; from the coding sequence ATGGCGAAACTTGAACAAATGTTAATTAAACTGATCGTCATTCAATTTATTTTTCTTATGGCCTCTCAGTTGTTACTGACTCAGGAGGACTTTCGAATTTATCTTAGCAAAGCCATTTATTATGAAGGTGTATTGAAGGATTTGCCTCCTCTGATCAAGCGCCAATAG
- the prsW gene encoding glutamic-type intramembrane protease PrsW, producing MLAAITAGIAPGIALLCFFYLKQHQYEYEPIGPVVRSFVFGAMLVFPVMVIQHGFEVENFLQSPFSQSFLMSGLLEEFLKWFIFYFTVYIHIEFSDFYDGIVYGVAISLGFASVENVFYLFAYGIQEAWWRALLPVSSHALFGLIMGSYLGRGKFSLQNKIGKWIALSLFIPFIFHGTYNFLVLQVNSNTIYLMIPFMLILWFIGLRKIKAADLNQAELMQTKENMPI from the coding sequence ATGTTAGCAGCCATAACTGCTGGAATAGCACCAGGCATTGCGCTTCTTTGTTTTTTTTATCTTAAACAGCATCAGTATGAATATGAGCCAATTGGCCCAGTTGTTAGAAGTTTTGTATTTGGGGCCATGCTTGTGTTTCCAGTTATGGTTATCCAGCACGGATTTGAAGTGGAGAATTTTTTGCAGTCACCATTCAGTCAGTCATTTTTAATGTCGGGGTTGTTGGAAGAATTTTTAAAGTGGTTTATATTTTATTTTACCGTTTATATCCATATAGAATTTAGTGATTTTTATGATGGGATTGTCTATGGCGTGGCAATTTCACTTGGGTTTGCATCCGTTGAGAATGTATTTTACCTGTTTGCCTATGGAATTCAGGAAGCATGGTGGAGGGCGCTTTTGCCAGTATCGAGTCACGCTTTATTTGGCTTGATCATGGGTTCATATTTAGGTAGAGGGAAATTTTCGCTGCAGAATAAGATTGGAAAATGGATTGCCCTTTCTTTATTCATACCGTTTATTTTTCATGGTACGTATAATTTTTTGGTTCTTCAAGTAAACAGTAATACGATCTATTTAATGATTCCCTTTATGCTTATCCTGTGGTTTATTGGATTAAGGAAAATAAAAGCCGCCGATCTCAACCAGGCAGAATTAATGCAAACGAAAGAAAATATGCCAATCTAG
- a CDS encoding YpdA family putative bacillithiol disulfide reductase — protein sequence MREEQIVIIGAGPCGMSAAIELMNKGYDPLIIEKGNIVNAIYHYPTHQTFFSSSEKLEIGEVPFIIEERKPKRNQALAYYRDVAKRKELRIHSFEKANVITKENDVFIIETEKIHESKKITYRAEHLIIATGYYDSPNYMGIKGEELDKVLHYFKEPHPYFDQDIAVIGGKNSAVDAALELEKAGARVTILYRGSEYSKSVKPWILPEFEALVRNNKVSMEFNASLVEVREKEIVYEVLGEQKTIPNDFVFAMTGYHPDHSFLTKIGIQIDQQSGRPTFNADTMETNVENCYIAGVIAAGNNANEIFIENGRLHGAMIANSVIKKAKKPTD from the coding sequence ATGAGAGAAGAACAGATCGTAATTATAGGTGCAGGACCCTGTGGAATGTCCGCAGCTATAGAATTAATGAATAAAGGGTATGATCCATTAATTATTGAAAAAGGGAATATCGTTAATGCCATATATCATTATCCAACGCACCAAACTTTTTTTAGTTCGAGTGAGAAGCTAGAGATAGGGGAAGTACCTTTTATTATTGAAGAACGGAAGCCAAAGCGCAACCAGGCTCTCGCCTATTATCGAGACGTAGCTAAGCGAAAAGAGTTGCGCATTCATTCCTTCGAGAAAGCGAATGTAATTACAAAAGAAAATGACGTTTTTATTATCGAAACTGAAAAGATTCATGAATCAAAGAAGATCACCTATCGAGCCGAACATTTAATTATAGCAACAGGTTATTATGACAGTCCGAATTATATGGGGATTAAAGGGGAAGAACTTGATAAGGTTCTGCATTATTTTAAAGAACCACATCCTTATTTTGATCAAGATATCGCTGTGATTGGTGGGAAAAACTCTGCAGTAGATGCCGCTCTGGAACTTGAAAAAGCGGGAGCACGAGTAACCATTCTTTATAGAGGTTCTGAATATTCTAAGAGTGTGAAACCGTGGATTCTGCCTGAGTTTGAAGCCCTCGTTAGAAACAATAAAGTTTCAATGGAGTTTAACGCTTCCTTAGTTGAAGTAAGGGAAAAAGAAATTGTGTATGAAGTGTTGGGAGAACAAAAAACCATCCCCAATGATTTTGTTTTCGCGATGACCGGCTATCATCCCGATCATTCTTTCCTTACAAAAATCGGCATACAGATTGATCAACAAAGCGGTCGCCCTACGTTCAATGCGGATACAATGGAGACAAATGTAGAAAATTGCTACATTGCAGGTGTGATTGCAGCTGGGAACAATGCAAATGAAATTTTCATTGAAAATGGAAGGTTACACGGTGCGATGATTGCCAATTCAGTGATAAAGAAAGCAAAAAAACCTACCGACTAA
- a CDS encoding lysophospholipid acyltransferase family protein: protein MSLYGVGKGLFHVYFKLFNRVTVVGRENVPKDKGILLCSNHINNLDPPLVGSMFPRDVHFMAKSELFSIPVLGKLIHKVGAFPVKRGMSDKQALRSGMKILKDGGVVGLFPEGTRSKDGKLGEGLSGAGFFALRPEVRVVPCAIQGSYKPFGRLKIVYGKPVDLSLLREEQGAAKKATQAIMKEIQDLIEIHHK from the coding sequence GTGAGTTTATACGGTGTCGGGAAGGGCTTATTTCACGTTTATTTTAAGCTATTCAATCGAGTTACAGTTGTTGGAAGAGAAAACGTTCCGAAAGATAAGGGGATTCTCCTTTGTTCAAATCATATTAACAATCTTGATCCACCATTAGTGGGTTCGATGTTCCCGAGAGATGTACATTTCATGGCCAAATCAGAATTGTTCTCTATTCCGGTTCTTGGGAAGTTGATTCACAAGGTTGGCGCTTTCCCAGTAAAAAGAGGCATGAGTGATAAACAAGCTCTTAGAAGCGGAATGAAAATTCTAAAAGATGGTGGCGTTGTTGGTTTATTTCCTGAAGGAACAAGAAGCAAAGATGGAAAGCTAGGCGAGGGTTTATCTGGAGCAGGTTTTTTTGCACTTCGTCCCGAAGTAAGAGTTGTCCCTTGCGCGATTCAGGGCTCCTATAAACCATTTGGTCGCTTGAAAATTGTATATGGAAAACCTGTCGACCTTTCTTTATTACGTGAAGAACAGGGTGCAGCAAAAAAAGCGACGCAGGCAATCATGAAAGAAATCCAAGATTTGATTGAAATTCACCATAAATAA
- a CDS encoding D-alanine--D-alanine ligase translates to MKVGVLYGGTSAEREVSLSSGKGIMKALKENGHEVIGIDFHPERLSEVMELEVDIIFIGLHGKYGEDGRIQGLLDMLQIPYVGSGVLGSAVAMDKAKSKKVLKDSGIRLAQDHVLHKSDDHHSLNLPFGYPVVVKPNSEGSTIGLTIAKSEEELQKGIEEAFRFDDTVILEEFISGTEVTVAVMGSKREVKPLPVVEIVPKNAYYDYESKYAEGGSEHIVPARISEIYTELIQKQSVVAHELLGCDTYSRVDYIVPKDGSEPVFLEVNTLPGMTPTSLFPDAAKEIGYSYEQMIENLIQLGLKK, encoded by the coding sequence ATGAAAGTTGGAGTACTTTATGGAGGAACTTCTGCTGAAAGAGAAGTTTCGCTATCTAGCGGTAAAGGGATCATGAAAGCTTTAAAAGAAAACGGTCATGAAGTGATCGGTATTGACTTTCATCCAGAACGATTATCAGAAGTGATGGAACTTGAGGTTGATATTATTTTTATTGGCCTTCACGGTAAGTATGGAGAAGATGGAAGAATTCAAGGACTCCTTGATATGCTGCAAATCCCATATGTCGGATCTGGTGTTCTAGGATCAGCCGTTGCAATGGATAAAGCTAAAAGCAAAAAAGTATTAAAGGATTCGGGGATTCGCCTAGCACAGGATCATGTTCTCCATAAGTCGGACGATCATCATTCACTAAATTTACCATTTGGTTATCCAGTTGTGGTAAAGCCAAACAGCGAGGGGTCGACGATTGGATTAACCATTGCTAAATCGGAAGAGGAGCTTCAAAAAGGGATTGAAGAAGCGTTTCGATTTGATGATACAGTAATTCTAGAAGAGTTTATTTCTGGGACTGAAGTAACAGTTGCTGTGATGGGATCAAAGAGAGAAGTAAAACCACTTCCCGTTGTGGAAATTGTTCCAAAGAACGCTTACTACGACTATGAATCGAAATACGCAGAAGGTGGAAGTGAACACATCGTTCCTGCTCGTATTTCTGAAATCTATACAGAACTTATTCAAAAACAATCTGTTGTTGCACACGAATTACTTGGATGCGATACGTATTCACGTGTAGATTATATCGTACCTAAAGATGGATCTGAACCGGTGTTTCTTGAAGTGAACACTCTACCTGGAATGACTCCAACTAGTTTATTCCCAGATGCAGCGAAAGAAATTGGTTACTCTTATGAGCAAATGATTGAAAACTTAATTCAGTTAGGCTTAAAGAAATAG